The Coffea arabica cultivar ET-39 chromosome 2c, Coffea Arabica ET-39 HiFi, whole genome shotgun sequence genome includes the window CTTTTTGCACACCTAACACACAAACACCATGTGTTCGAGGTAAAAAAATTCTACCAATGCTACAGCACATAAAAAAGTCATtagaatatttcatattaagAGATTAAGCGTGCAGCAATATGTCAGTTATCAATTACTTATTTTTCTCCAAACTGCATGCAAAACAAGAGATCAATGAAAGGCACCTTGAAATTCAATGATGACAATTCCTTCAAGTTGCTGTAACTAAATTCGATGAATATGATAATCTCTTTATTCAAGATGAACAACCAAAATTAAATGCTTAGAAGGGATTACAACTAAACATTACTGCAGCGGAAAAATCCATGTATAGTATAAATACTAGCTACGATGCAGTTCATGTATGCTCAAGATCAGGGAGAATTAACGCCAAAGTCCCAGTATCAGGTATTTAAGGTGATATTTCGGCACAATGAATCCAAAAGAGTTTGGTGATATCTTAAGGTGAAGTAAATTTCTAATCTTCAGAAGTAATATGGATTGGATTTTATCATCTTCGTGGATTATTAAACAGTTTTACCAAAATATGCTTTAACGTAAATCTAACAAACTTGTTAACATGGATTACACTTACGGAGTACAAAATACAAGCCAGCTAGCCAATAACATTACCTCCTTCACTGTTCACAAACTCAGCAAGGGCTTCTGCAGATCGTGCACCTTCATACCTAAGAATAAAAATAGATTCATGAGTTTACATATAGTCAAGGCATGTaagttatatttacatataGTCAACACCAGGACAGAAATCATTTTCGCAGAGcaagtaaagaaaaacaaagaccTTTTGAAAACTCCAGTATTGCACATATACTCACTTTTTGGGCTCCAAGGAACCTTTCGGAAACCATTGGATGGTGGGGTAGCCAGAAACACCATATTTGCTGCAAAGGCTCTTATGCTCATCGCAGTCCACCTACaacaaatataatttgacaaaagtTCAAAAATTAAACTTATTTTTGCTATAATTCACAGCTAAACCAttgattaatatttttaaagtatTGAAATTAAATCAGATGCAAAATAGAAGATTCACAACAGCTAAGAAAGTTAAACTGATGTTGATAACAGCAAGCCACCAGAGAGTAATGGACCTCAGGTTCCACACTCTCAAGATTTTAGTGATGGAAATCCAATAGAGCATACCCAGTTTGTGAGGATGAAAAGATAAAATGTAAGCACTTTTTCAACATGAAATAACCGTATATTTTGTGTGAGAGAGTTTTGCCATAGCATCTTGCTCTATATTAATGCAGCTGCCAAGGATGACAACTCCTAAACCAGTAATCAGAAAAAGCACAAAGATAGATGATTCATACAATGGCAAAAACCTTAATAATGTACAACTCCAAAATCCATTAAAAGAAACACACCACAATGGCATGGCAAAAGCCATGAATTTTGCATCATATCTGAGCTCTCTACAGCAATGCAATAGTAACATTCCCAGAAGTTACAAGCTTTAGATTGTACCAACTTTAGCTAAACTACTTAATAACCCAAGGCAAATGTTCTTATCGCTATAGCAACACTACAAGCCTAGAGTAAAAATGAGGCTTTTCCCACCATATTTGAAAGGGTCAATGTATCATAAAAGAGCTGAAGAGCTaacctttccaatcaaaacagcTTTAGCTTTCTTGAAACTCGCACCGAGCTTTTCGTACTCTGGAGCAAGCTTCTTACAGTGCCCACACCTGCAAATTCATCACGGGGagaaccaccaaaaaaaaaaacttctttaCATCTTCCCTTACAGGAACAGCTcaaaatcacttcaaatcaacaAACATAATGATATAAAAAATCAATCTCGCATTCCCACACAGTAGTTTTTCATGCTAGTCCATCTATCTCCTAAATATCATACACCGCAACAGACGAAAAACTGGCAGTGCCTATGAATCCACATATAAATATGCAACAGACCAAAATCACAGCAATCTTTTTCGCAAAGATCCGAATTCGACTATTacaaccaaaagaaaagaaaagtcacGGAtctaaaagcaattaaatacaTCAGActccaattcatcaaaaccaTCAAAAAACTTACATCCAATTCACCATGACCAAAAAAAACCTcgcaaaaattaacaaatgaAGGAAATAACGGGGAATCAGCCAATCAGGCATACCAAGGAGCGTAGAACTCGACGAGAGCCCCGCGATCTTGACCGACCTCCTTCTCAAAATTCTCTTCAGTCAAAACGACGACGTCGTCAGCTAAGGCCGATGCGAAGAAGAAGAGCAGAGCTAGGGTTACCAAAGCTATTGCGATCCGTGGCCTCGACATTGTTTTCTCTAATGTAACTGGAAATTCTCTCCTACTACTGCAACTGCTGCTGCCACTAAATCGCAGGCGAAGAATGATACTTATGCGGGATATTTCCCAGGTATGGTCTTAGGCTAACAAGGGATTGAAGGCTTTTAtagttttagaaagaaaaaaaaaaaaaaagccaaattttatagtgccaaaaaaaaaaaaaaaactgcagaCTTCCAATCGATTTCGTAATGCAAGAAAGTCAATAGAAGCAAAgtttgaactttgaaggaaGGTTTAGGGGAGAGGTCGAAAACAGGTCATGTTGGCACATTCCACCAATGAGGGAACGACTAGTGTACTACTTTTGTTTTCCCTGCCAATAAGAAGATTCCAGTACTAGACTGTTTCTGTAAAAAGGGTTCTTATATATTCTTTTTACCTTTTGCATAtaattaattttgtatataCGTATAATTTCACTATTGAATGAATGCATCACGCATAATTCAAATTtacatttgaaatgaaattcaaattatacatatatattattgtcATTGTCATTGTATGTGTAAAATTTACTCTTATCTAATTCACAATTGTTATTAGCGATTTAgtacttctttttttcctttttatgatGTCACTCCTATTGACtttacaaatatatatacatatatatatatatatatatatatatatttgtgtgtGTGGTTGAAATTCGAAAAGGTATAATAAAAGTACCatcataacaaaaaaaaaaaatgatgtacTATTAATAGGTTTGTTTGAATACCATCTTATTTGCAAAACGTTTTTTTACTTTGATCATAAACATGTTTTTCAAACATCTCTTTTATATCTCCagttatctttttatctcatatatgtCACATTAGAAAAAGGCGTTATAGTACTGCtttaaataatttttcaaaataatctcCTAGCCAagttattttcctgtaagagATAATGACCAATGGGTATATATTTTGTTAATCAAATTCTACTCCAAATAGGgaccctatatatatatatatatatattcaaaaaaaaaaaaaaacaaagtaaaGTAGGAAGAATTAAGTGCATGAACACATGTAGGTAAGGGAACACAAGGTCATGCCAAGATGCACAGTCATGTTGCGGACGCATTGGAgtacggtttttttttttttttttttaatgcaatgCAGTTTCTGACAAAAAGTCTAATATTGTAAATTGTCAAAACGAACTAGCTACTTTTTATGAATGGGGAAAAAAGTTAACAGCAATAAATTCAAGGAGATAGAAGAAGTTATGGAAGCAACGTCGAGGCTATATACCttctttgaaatttttctttttttgttcgcAACGataacactaaaaaaaaaaagccattcAAAGGCGACAATCATAATTAAGTGACATGTATAGTAAGAGGCAAGGTTGAACCCTTGACCCGGCCTCCCTAAGACTTTACCAACAGCTATTGCAATATTCAAGTCTTTGAATGCTGTTGCAATTTGTTGACCTATATAtcttctttgaattttttttttttttcacttagaAGATGtcccaacctttttttttttttgccagacTAATCCCTCTAAAACCAGCAGAGTCCTATCCAAGAATGCCAGCAATTTTACCACAGCGAGAGTCGAACACGGGACCTTACCTTAAAAACGGATTTACCAGTTTCAGGTGAGCTACCCAGGGAAGGCCCTATATACCTTCTTTGAATGCTATTGCAATTTGCAACACTTTTGTACCAGTACATAAAAACAATTGTTATAGCCATAAATGGTACTCCTCAAGCCAGGTGTAAGCTTTCTTCTTAACCTATACAAGAAGAAAATACTAGAAAAAACCTAAGGGTTGACCTATCAGGGGTACTGCTTCATAATTATCAAACTAGGCAAAGGCTGCCAATACAAGAATGCCTTCTTGTTTTGTCTAATACTAGTACTATCTTGTTTACTCTAGCAAAACATTCACAGAAACATTCATTGGATCTAAATCAGtgtataggatttttttttttaaattcttttcttttatggGTAAATAGCAATCCTTCATAAAATGGTTGCTTGTTTGCATCTAACTTCAAAGTATTAGCAATCTTAAATTTCTTTAACAATGGGAAGGGGTGAGATTTTAGTTAAGAAGCATGGACGGACATGAAAGATAGGAATTGAACGCAAAACCACTACTCCGTGGGTTTCAACCTTAACtattaaactaaaaaaaattaattgttggttagaaaaaatattcaagtggtttgttttttttttttttctcagaaTTTGCAGGTGGATGATAGTTTCATATTTTTGGTATCAAAATATGTGTATAATAACACATTAACCtgacatgattttttttttatatataattagatTACAAGGGGTCCATAATAGATGGAATAACACAACCAACAAATTGCTAACCCATcaattttcacaattcaatcaATAGCACTAGCACTACACATAAATCCCATTATCACATTAAATCAATAGCATTACAACTGAACCCACAAAAGGGTAGGAGAAGAAACGCACATATGAGATAATTGTCATATTATATTCCTGTTTCTTTCTACTGCAAAAGCAATTTGAAAGCAAACCATCATAAATTCAACAAATATTAATATTGCCAAGCCAAATTCATTGTAAAAACATAGCACCATCAAGAAGGGATTAACTTAAGGGGGGTGTTGCGAGAATCGAACTCGCGACCTCTCGCACCCGAAGCGAGAATCATACCACTAGACCAAACACCCTCTCTCCCTTTAAAGAAGACGACGTACgattattttgtaaatcaacggtcaaaagtaaattaaatagctttttttttttctccaaatttGTACTGCctcatcctcctcctcctctaaTTCCCCAATTTTCCCCCGAGTGTTCCGTCTGAATTCAAATGTGAAATTAGGGTTTATAGTACTCctgtaatttgaaaattagggtttttttcttgaaaaaggaaGATAGTTTAGCAACTTCATTTTCAATTTAAGTTGCTGTACCTGGTGATTAATTCATAGTCCGAAGCAGCTTTACATCTCTGAAGCATCCAGAGCAATGGCTCAATCTAATAATAGCGTAAGTTCAAAACCTTATCAAGTTTGTTTACTTGCAAACAAATTATTGGACCCTGTCATGTAATTTAAGTTAGTTATTTTAatggattttttaaaaatatttcatattttgatgatttttttttggggcaggTCGCTGGAGTTGACAACACTTTCCGCAAGAAATTCGATCGAGAAGAGTATTTGCAACGTGCTCGCGAACGTGAAGAAAAGGTTCTCCTggtttttttcctatttttgggggttttttctttttgatttctcgaataaagttttttttttttttttgtcttttactGTAGGAGGCAGAGACGAAGTTCAAAAAATGTAAGATTATTTAGCTTTCCTGTTCTTCAGCTGTGAGAAAGGAGTTGGTTCAGCcgaatttgccaaaaaaaatatgaaaatataCAGCTATTATGATTTTGTTTTCAGTCGGCTGTTTGTTGAGTACAATGTGCTGATGCACATTTGGCTTTTTCAATTCTTCTGCACTTGGTTTAGATAGTGGCATTCCATTCCAATTTATTGGTTTTAGGTGCTGAACTTGAAAGTTTTCATGTGCAGCCAAAGGTCCACCAGTGCAGAGGAAACCCTTGAAGCACAGAGATTATCAAGTCGACCTTGAATCTCGATTAGGAAAGACTCAGGTTAGTGTCCTTAAGTTCtctttgtaattgattgttttgttgAAATCAAGAGGATCTTGGGCTTGTATTCTTGCTGCTACTTGGGCTTTGAAGTTATTGGTGTAGGTTATGTTACTAACTCGCGTTCTTCACTTGCGTTGAGCATGAATCATGATGAGCTGTAGGTCTAATGATCTGCTTTAGTGGACATTAGGAGTTGTTAAATATAATCTGAAGAGGTATTTATCAGCTGTTGTCCATCTTGTGTTCGAGTTGCATGCTGAAAATCTTTACTTTCTCGATGCAACTGCTTAAAGTTATGTTAAAAGATTCAGTGGCTGCTTTGGTGGTCTCCCATATGGTCGGTTGATGGCTGCTTTTTATCTGTTTGTTCGTCACAGCTAAGTAAAAACATTCAGTTGATGTAGATATAGGGCTGAGATAGAAGTATCACATGTTAGAACAATTTAATGGGTTCGTATATGCTGTTATATTTTAGGATTTGGGGCTGACATTTCTGTGTACTAGGTTTGCCTTATTTTATCATGTTGCTTCCATTGACAATATGTTATACAACCTTGAGTTGAAAATGAACTGCGTTTCTAACCTTCTGTAGCTCCTCACTTGGTTTTCACAGTGCTAATGCCTTCTGTCTGTGCATTTTATGGCAGGTTGTCACTCCGGTTGCACCCCTAAGCCAACAGGTAATCTCTAGGCTGACTTTCACTAGCATCATCACATTCCTTTGTAAGGGTTGGATCTGACATACAACTATTTTCCTAATGTCCTTGGAAAAGAACTTCAGATATGCCAAGGCATTAATACAATGAAAGGATTACATGAAACTGGATCACAATTTATTGTTAATTAGTCCATGTGTTGTACTGTATGAGGGTTTCATGGTTATCTATGAAGTAGTATATGCATGTTTTTGTTTCTCAAACTCTTAATAGTTCCTATCCTTTTTCATACATTAGTAATTTTTTACCTTGGATTTTCATGACAGAGATTGTTGTATTGCAGGCAGGATACTACTGCTCGGTTTGTGAATGTGTAGTAAAAGATTCAGCAAATTACTTGGACCATATTAATGGGAAGAAGCGTATGTGTTCCATGTGTGTTCAAACTGTCccttttggacattatttcTGTCAATTAATGTGCtattgtttttccttttagatCAACGAGCTCTGGGTATGTCTATGCGGGTGGAGCGGGCATCCCTGGAGCAGGTAAGCTTGTGCAATCTGTCCTTCAACTTCTTAGTCATTTTTTGTCTTGTGttttagaaaagaaataatttggCTTTTGTCCAATGGGGAAAGGGGAAGGGGATTGGAGAAGATAGGGGGTTGCCAGGTTTGTGATTGAGACCATCTTTGGTGGCTGATTTTTATCATACTTTGCCACTAGATGTTATAAACTGTTTTGAAAGAGTTGGTATgtgcaaagaaaagaaataacaaaGATCAACTGCTTAATGTTATTCTGTACAAATTTGAAAACATTATTGATCTGCTATGAAGACAACTGATAAATGTTTAGTTTGATAAGGGGTGCAAGTTTGCAGCATTAACTGAAGATGCAGTTTTTGGACTTCTCTCAGTTGTGTGGTTGATGTCGATATTATGTTTGGATTCATCTCTGGGTAAATATAGGTTGAAACTGCAACTACTACTATTTTTTCCCATAAGATTTATGTGCACAGACGTTTTGTTTTGAGCCGAAGTATGCCAATTGACATGCCATGCTCTGGAAAGGCTATTAGCAGGCCTATTCATGTAGTGCTCTTGTTTGCCATTCCTAGGAAATGATTTTAATCTTGTAAGTTTTTCTGGAACTGGAATGAAGGTTTTGGCTTCTAATGCAAGTGCTGAGAATACATATAACAGGTCCAGCAGCGGTTCGAGCTTCTCAAGAAACGGAAAGACACTGTAGGGTTTACTGAGcaaggtaatatttaaataattaCTAATTGATGTTAAAGTATTGAGTAAAACGTGTTTCTCTTAGTTATTATACATGAATTATGATTGTCAGACTCATTATTGATTGTTTCCTTTGTAGACTTTGATGAGAGAATCTTGAAGCAGCAGCAAGAAGAGGAGGAAAGGAAGCGCCAGCGccgtgaaaaaaagaaagagaagaaggtTTGTACTTGAATTTCTGTAGTCTACTGCTTATTACTCATTTGGTTCTGACCCGTCATGAGCTTATGGTGCATGCTGATTTGTTCTACTCAGAAAGAGAAGGCTGTAGAAGAGGAACCTGAATTAGATCCTGATGTTGCGGCTATGATGGGCTTTGGGGGATTTCGATCTACCAAAAAGTGATGGTGCGCATGATTCGTTTGCCTGTTTATATCACCTTCATCTGATGTAttccttttgagcttctttgTCTTGCTTTTGAACTGCTCTGATTGTACAAAATTGAAGGTTTTGTCATGGAAAGCCTGTGCAACTTGGTCTGCAAACTAGCTGGGTTGGCAAAGGAGGGTGTTCTATGAGATTGTCTAATTCTAGTTTAACAGACAGCAAATCCGAATGTAACTTGAGTTGTCAAAATATCAGCCTGCGCTTGGTAGGATTTTGTTGGGCTGATTTGTGTTTGACTTTTGCCCTGCTGCTATACAAATCAAATGCAATCTTTTGAGCAACTCTCTTGCCCTTTCCTGCTTCAAAAATTCAGGCCAACTATTATATGTTTCCACGAGTAATCATCATCTTCACAGATGCTACTGCCTGCAGGTTAATGAAATGTATTCCTGTGCGTTGCAGTTAGTAACCGTGAGACAGCAGCGTTATCTTAAACTTCTACCACAAAACTAATCCAGAGAAAAACAGTATGTAAAGAAACGCATCCTAAGCAATGTTCTAAAATTCATCTGTCCAGTTTCTTGCAACATTTGTTGATAAATTCCCTCAGACACTAAAGAATCCTATTCGGCAAAAATTAGGTAAGCAACTGCTTATAGGGTAGATTTCCTGTGTTTTGCCACCACTAGTTATGTTGAATAAGTTGctaaacaaatgaaaaaatACGGCGAGAACTCCAAATGCAGCAGCATATTTGGAGGATCGGAATAGTCCCTCTCGATATATTTATCGATTATTATTTTACCTTACATGCTATcactataatatatatatatttttattaaaaagagACTCAAAAATAATGACTTTGAGTTAAATAATGAATTTTGCTTCCGagggaaatgaaatgaatttttcagTTGACaaactatttcttttttttggaatattttgtTAGTCGTATTAATTAATTGTAAGGCATTCCACATAATTAAGCCAAAAAGGTTCCCGCCAAAATCCAACCCCCTTCTCCTCGTTTCCCGCTAACAGATCATGCTGAGCGAGAAATAGCGCATGAACAGAGGAAGCGGGAAGGCGGTGGAGCGGAGGCTCCTCCACCTTCTGCACGGCCGGAAAACCCGAACCCACCTCACTGAAATCCATGCTCACTTCCTCCGCCACCATCTCCACCACTCCAACCAGCTCCTCTCCCATTTCGTCTCCGTCTGCGGCTCCCTCAATAAAATGCCTTATGCCAACCTTATCTTTCAACAATTTCAACACCCCAATATcctcctctttaactccatgaTGAAGGGCTACTCCTTATGCGGGCCTTACAAAAAATCCCTTCATATATTTACGGCCATGAAAAGCCGCGACATTATGCCCGATGAGTTTACGTTTGCGCCTTTACTTAAGGCGTGTACGAATCTTGGTGACCCTGAATTGGGTGAAGCGGTTCATAAAGAGGTGCTTGTTCTTGGGTTTGAGAGATTTGGGTCTATTAGGATAGGAATTGTGGAGCTATACTCGAGTTGTGAGAGGATGGATGATGCAAGGAAGGTGTTTCATGAAATGTCTCATTCAGATGTGGTTGTTTGGAACTTGATGATTCGTGGGTATTGTAAGAttggaaattttaaaatgggatttCAGCTGTTCAGGCAAATGGATGAGAGGAGTGTTGTCTCTTGGAATACAATAATTTCGTGTTTGGCGCAGATTGGGAGGGATAAGGATGCTTTGGAGCTTTTTCATGAAATGCGGGATGGTGGGTTTGAGCCGGATGAGGCGACTGTGGTTACTATGTTGCCGGTCTGTGGCCGATTGAGGGAAGTTGAGGTTGGTAGGTGGATTCACTCTTTTGTCGAGTCAAATGGTCTCTTTCAAGATTTTGTAACAGTCGGTAACGCACTAGTTGACTTCTATTGCAAGTGCGGGGACCTAAATACTGCTTTTCTGGTATTTAGGAAGATGGCCAGGAAGAATGTGGTTTCTTGGAATGCAATGATTTCAGGTGTGGCTTTCAATGGCAAGGGGGAACTTGGGGTTGAATTGTTTGATGAGATGACAGATGAAGGTGTGAGCCCGAACGATTCAACTTTTGTGGGAGTTTTAGCATGTTGTGTCCATGCGGGATTGTTGCAAAGGGGTAGGGACTTGTTTAGCTTGATGTTTGGAAAGCATAGTATAAATCCAAAGCTTGAGCATTTTGGATGCATGGTCGATCTTCTTGGACGTAGTGGTTGCTTAAAAGAGGCCTTTGATCTAATAGAGACAATGCCAATGAAGCCAAATGCCCGATTATGGGGTGCACTGCTTAGTTCTTGCAGAACTCATGGTGATATGGAACTTGCAGAAAGAGCTGTTAAGGAGCTTATTAATCTGGAACCTTGGAATTCTGGAAACTATGTGCTGTTGTCAAATATATATGCAGAAAGGGGGGACTGGGATGAAGTTGAGAAGCTGAGAGTGTTAATGGGAGAAAACAGTGTGATTAAGGTGCCAGGACAGAGCATGTTTGGGTAATTCGCTGGTGCAATTGACGAACTCTTTTGTGAACATCTGATCTGTTAGTTATGGCAGATGGAGAGATGCATAGGCAACACAGCCAGTTGGCGCAAGGTATGAGATGAATTGAAGATCAGGCGTGAGAGATTGGCCCTCAATGCATGTGAGTCCGACCCATTTGACTCGCAACTGCTGGgagcaaaatgtttgaaaagcaAAGATTGAACAGAAGAGCAAAGGCATTGGAAGCCAATATTGCTTGACTGACCGAGTAATTCCACAAAATTTTCAACAGAAGAAAATAATAAAGTAAAATAGCAGAATGGACAAAACTGGAAAATAGTTTGAATGTTGGATATGCAAAGATGGGAGCAGATATAATGTAgcaaatttgatgaaaaaaaaaatgtccttTGTCGTCGGCCCTCTTTTCGccaacttttcattttttgaccaaaattttcatACCATATAACTTTtctgcccccccccccccccccctattGGGTGGAAACAATTTCGTTTTCTTtgtttctattatattttgtgTGGAACTTCTGAACAGAATACAAAGTGGCTCTTATGATCAAGGTctttatcaaaattttaatttcctTCAATGACACAAGTTTGATATAGCTGATCATATACCGGAAGAGCATTTATATTCCAATCAGAATATGGAACTTGTTTAGTAATtatagttgaaaaaaaaaagtgagtcTTCATCTTCCATACCAATCTCTATCTGGTGCATTTTATCTGACAAACAGATGTTGAATCCCATAAAACGAGGTCAAATTTAATGGTACTACGATCAGAGTGACTGCATCTGAGAACCTTGGCAAATCACCTACGCCAGTTGGTAATTAAttcaacccccccccccccccccaaaaaaaccaGCCCTGCATATCTTATACATTGCATGGGGCATAACCATGTCCAATTACATAACAATTGTAGAATTAATGAACAAGTACTTTGCATGGAATTTAATGGGAGATTTACATGAGAAGTGAAGAGTTTGGGACGCATTGGTTCCGCGGAAGACATGCTATATCCTTTAAGGAAGAATCCCATGAGCCTCGTAAGCTCTATAAATAGTATTCACTAGCATTCTGTCATCGCATCAGCGTACGACCTAGAGATTTTTGAGTTTGGGTGACCCTTTATTGGAAAAAtctgttgaagaaggaaaagatGGAATACAAGAGTAGTTGCTGTTCTTCGAGGAAGTACACCTCCAGCTCTGCAGCTGCAACCACTCCGAAGAAGGAACCGACAGTTGTAACGACAAAAAAGGACATTAAGACAGAGAAGGAGGCTGCTGCTGTTCCTGCTGCAAGTCAGGCTGTTCCAGTAGCTAAAGACATTAAGACTGAGGAGAAGGAGACAGCTGCTGTGAAGCAAGAGCCAGTGAAGGTGAATGTTGGCGTCCGGGGAGGTGGTGAGCCTTCACGTGATTAAGTAACTGCATATTATTATGGGGCCTGTGGCATATGGTAGTCAGATATAAAATGATGAAGTGATTAATATCCTCGTGAATCTTTAGTAGTTGTAGTTCTGCGTAATAAGAATGCTGGTGCAGGTTCCCTCTATGTAAAATCCGATTTTATCAATCTATATTATGTGAGTTCTTATTCTCTACTGCGCTCTCTGTCTGTGaaaaaaatcctagaagtatAAGGGTGATTTTATTCGGTAGGGCTGTGACAATGATGTTGTCTAAAATTGGAATCTGATTTGAATCTTGATGTTGCTTGGTATATTGACTGAGAAGTTAAAACAGGAGTAAGTATGCATAATCAACTCCGGGTTGGTTGCAGCCGATGCTGTTGCCTAAAGATTAATGAAAGGAAGTTTGCGATAAATATGGTGCATTTTCTTGATGTGATAGCGTTTTACACGTATAGAAACTTTTAAGAAGAGCATACATGCTACTCCACATATTGGACATTTTTAATGATGATGCAGAAGCCAAAAAAACGAAAGTGCTGTGACGGGTAAGGCATGGTATCTGAAGGTAAAGTGACTTCTGCTTGAATAACTGAGACCACCATGTACGCAAGCTGCACATCAAAGATAACTATGAATGATAAACTTGCAACCTTCTACAGATCTGTGTCACTGGATATTACTCCAAAACATCATTTAATTATAATTGACATGATTGATtgattacatttgctaactggAGCGAAATGCCGTGCTACTTTAGTAGATTAATACCTACCTCTTTGATCAGTACAGCTGCATCCAGAATCAAGTGCATTGCTTATGTCTTGAGTTGTGGCTTTATTGTCGAATAGATAGTTAGGAGCTAACTTGTCAATGCACTTCAGTAGCAGCTTGGTCTCCAAAAAGCAAGGTCCTTTGCAGAATTTCTCTGTACTGTTGCTTGGGATGTATATGACACCACTATGGTTTAATCTATCTGCTTGATCACAGCCAATATAAGTCTGTTTCAGTCATATTCcagaaggaaaacaaaaggtagTTAGAGGGAGCCCTTCACCCCTTTAATCAGCAGATAACAATTGATCTTTAGAGAAAGAGAAGACacaccaaaacataaaagaaaggagaggggggggggggc containing:
- the LOC113727773 gene encoding uncharacterized protein is translated as MAQSNNSVAGVDNTFRKKFDREEYLQRAREREEKEAETKFKKSKGPPVQRKPLKHRDYQVDLESRLGKTQVVTPVAPLSQQAGYYCSVCECVVKDSANYLDHINGKKHQRALGMSMRVERASLEQVQQRFELLKKRKDTVGFTEQDFDERILKQQQEEEERKRQRREKKKEKKKEKAVEEEPELDPDVAAMMGFGGFRSTKK
- the LOC113727774 gene encoding pentatricopeptide repeat-containing protein At1g09190-like, with the protein product MNRGSGKAVERRLLHLLHGRKTRTHLTEIHAHFLRHHLHHSNQLLSHFVSVCGSLNKMPYANLIFQQFQHPNILLFNSMMKGYSLCGPYKKSLHIFTAMKSRDIMPDEFTFAPLLKACTNLGDPELGEAVHKEVLVLGFERFGSIRIGIVELYSSCERMDDARKVFHEMSHSDVVVWNLMIRGYCKIGNFKMGFQLFRQMDERSVVSWNTIISCLAQIGRDKDALELFHEMRDGGFEPDEATVVTMLPVCGRLREVEVGRWIHSFVESNGLFQDFVTVGNALVDFYCKCGDLNTAFLVFRKMARKNVVSWNAMISGVAFNGKGELGVELFDEMTDEGVSPNDSTFVGVLACCVHAGLLQRGRDLFSLMFGKHSINPKLEHFGCMVDLLGRSGCLKEAFDLIETMPMKPNARLWGALLSSCRTHGDMELAERAVKELINLEPWNSGNYVLLSNIYAERGDWDEVEKLRVLMGENSVIKVPGQSMFG